The Humulus lupulus chromosome 4, drHumLupu1.1, whole genome shotgun sequence genome has a window encoding:
- the LOC133832928 gene encoding uncharacterized protein LOC133832928: protein MEDYETVVLIEECSAILQRKLPQKLRDPGSFTIPCTIGNFESMKALCDLGASINLMSLSVFRRLKLGEARLTTVTLQLAGRSIAHPRGIIEDILVKVDKFIFPADFIVLDMEEDANVPIILGSSFLATGRALINFEGFDEIGDNFNILNSRREFSSYDTMALKDARGGLDPS from the exons atggagGATTATGAGACGGTGGTGCTCATTGAAGAGTGTAGCGCCATTCTGCAAAGGAAGCTTCCTCAGAAACtgagagatcctgggagtttcacaATACCCTGCACTATTGGGAATTTTGAGAGCATGAAAGCTctatgtgatttgggggcgagcATTAATCTAATGTCGCTTTCTGTGTTCAGAAGATTGAAGCTTGGGGAAGCAAGACTTACAACAGTGACTCTTCAGTTGGCAGGCAGATCAATAGCACATCCtcggggtattattgaagatATTTTGGTAAAAGTGGACAAGTTCATCTTCCCAGCAGACTTTATTgtacttgatatggaggaggatgccaACGTCCCAATCATTCTTGGAAGTTCATTCTTAGCCACAGGACGAGCTTTAATCAAC TTTGAAGGTTTCGATGAAATTGGGGATAATTTCAATATTCTCAACAGTAGAAGGGAATTCTCCTCATATGACACGATGGCTCTCAAGGATGCAAGGGGTGGACTTGACCCAAGTTGA
- the LOC133832927 gene encoding pentatricopeptide repeat-containing protein At2g27800, mitochondrial-like, whose product MAELMLQQGGGPGLSNQKGHKPCSRIASKGLQRGFEQFPLCYFYSTKPICRSYRRRVSKRLKASSKPILDEAQFQRALSQLLPRFTAEELGNVMAQQDDPLVCLELFNWASQQLRFKHDASTYHTAIKKLGAAEMYEEMDDVVNQVLVISHMGTEALFNTILYFFTEARKLTRAINIYKHMKNSRNLGCRPSIRTYNTLFAAFLSRGNNSKFSIFFK is encoded by the exons ATGGCTGAATTGATGCTTCAGCAGGGAGGCGGGCCTGGGCTG agtaaTCAGAAAGGCCACAAGCCATGTTCCAGAATTGCTTCAAAAGGATTACAACGTGGATTTGAACAGTTTCCCTTGTGTTATTTTTACTCAACTAAGCCTATATGTAGGTCTTATAGGAGGAGAGTTAGTAAGAGATTGAAAGCTAGTAGTAAGCCTATTCTCGATGAAGCTCAGTTTCAAAGGGCATTGTCTCAACTTCTTCCTAGATTTACAGCTGAAGAATTGGGCAATGTTATGGCTCAGCAAGATGATCCTCTTGTGTGCTTGGAGTTGTTCAATTGGGCCTCGCAGCAACTGAGGTTCAAGCATGATGCTTCCACTTATCACACTGCCATAAAGAAGCTTGGTGCGGCTGAAATGTATGAGGAAATGGATGATGTTGTCAACCAAGTGCTTGTTATCTCTCATATGGGTACTGAGGCTCTTTTCAATACCATTTTATATTTTTTCACAGAAGCTAGGAAGTTGACTAGAGCTATCAATATATATAAGCACATGAAGAACAGCAGGAACTTGGGTTGTAGGCCTTCAATTAGAACTTATAATACTCTTTTTGCGGCATTTTTGAGTAGGGGAAACAATtccaaattttctattttttttaagtaa